In Campylobacter mucosalis, a single window of DNA contains:
- the recA gene encoding recombinase RecA → MDAEKQKALDLALKQITKDFGKGAMIKLGDKQVEPIDSIPTGSIGLDLALGIGGVPKGRIIEIYGPESSGKTTLTLHIIAEAQKAGGTCAFIDAEHALDVKYAKNLGVDTDNLYVAQPDFGEQALDMVETIARSGAIDVIVIDSVAALTPKSEIEGDMGDQHVGLQARLMSQALRKLTGIVHKMGTMVIFINQIRMKIGQTGYGTPETTTGGNALKFYSSVRIDVRRVATLKQNEESIGNRVKVKVVKNKVAPPFRVAEFDVMFGEGISKEGEIIDYGVKLDIVDKSGAWFSYKANKLGQGRENAKAYLKEHKDVADEVISAIQNSIGSSNLLSGGKDDEDDEDKSKKGDDE, encoded by the coding sequence CCTATCGATAGCATACCTACAGGCTCGATAGGGCTTGATTTAGCACTTGGGATAGGCGGTGTGCCAAAAGGTCGTATCATTGAAATTTATGGACCAGAAAGCTCTGGTAAAACAACTTTGACACTTCACATAATCGCAGAAGCCCAAAAAGCTGGTGGAACGTGTGCTTTTATAGACGCAGAACACGCTTTGGATGTTAAGTATGCTAAGAATTTAGGTGTTGATACGGATAACCTTTATGTTGCGCAACCAGACTTTGGCGAACAAGCACTTGATATGGTTGAAACTATCGCTAGAAGTGGAGCTATCGATGTTATCGTTATAGATAGCGTCGCAGCCCTTACTCCAAAGAGCGAGATAGAAGGCGATATGGGCGATCAGCACGTTGGACTTCAGGCAAGACTTATGAGCCAGGCGCTTAGAAAGCTAACTGGCATCGTGCATAAAATGGGCACAATGGTTATTTTCATAAACCAAATTCGTATGAAAATAGGACAAACAGGATATGGCACACCAGAAACTACTACTGGCGGAAATGCACTTAAATTTTACTCATCTGTTCGTATAGATGTTCGCCGCGTGGCAACGCTTAAGCAAAATGAAGAGAGCATAGGAAACCGCGTAAAAGTCAAGGTTGTAAAAAACAAGGTTGCACCACCATTTAGAGTTGCTGAGTTTGATGTAATGTTTGGCGAGGGGATTAGTAAAGAAGGTGAGATTATCGATTATGGCGTGAAACTCGATATAGTTGATAAAAGCGGTGCTTGGTTTAGTTATAAGGCAAATAAACTCGGACAAGGTCGTGAAAATGCAAAAGCCTACTTAAAAGAGCATAAAGACGTGGCTGACGAGGTAATCTCTGCAATACAAAATTCAATAGGCTCAAGCAATCTTTTAAGCGGTGGCAAAGATGATGAGGATGATGAGGACAAAAGCAAAAAAGGAGATGACGAATGA
- the eno gene encoding phosphopyruvate hydratase, whose product MIYIEDVRAVEVLDSRGNPTIKAYVTLSDGTNAEAIVPSGASTGKREALELRDGGARYGGKGVLNAVSNVNEKIAEAIIGLDAFNQKAVDDEMLALDGTDNYSNLGANAVLGVSMAVARAAAKSLNIPLYRYLGGANASVLPVPMFNIINGGAHANNSVDFQEFMIMPFGFESFSDALRAATEIYHKLKAILNKLGHSTAVGDEGGFAPNLKDNEEPIVLIMQAIKEAGYEASKQIKLALDVASSELYKDGKYVVQGKSLSSDELIEYYAMLCEKYPIFSIEDGLSEDDWDGWEKLTQRLGGKIQLVGDDLFVTNEKILREGIQNGVANAILIKPNQIGSVSQTMQTVRLAQRNGYRCVMSHRSGESEDSFIADFAVALNTGEIKTGATSRSERNAKYNRLLEIELESDEFLGSNI is encoded by the coding sequence ATGATCTATATCGAGGACGTAAGAGCAGTAGAAGTGCTTGATAGCAGGGGCAATCCAACAATAAAGGCATACGTAACGCTAAGTGACGGCACAAACGCAGAAGCTATCGTGCCAAGTGGGGCAAGCACTGGTAAACGCGAGGCCTTAGAGCTAAGGGACGGCGGTGCTAGATACGGTGGCAAGGGCGTTTTAAACGCGGTTAGTAATGTAAATGAAAAGATTGCTGAAGCTATAATCGGACTTGACGCATTTAATCAAAAGGCTGTTGATGATGAGATGTTAGCACTTGATGGCACGGATAACTACTCAAATTTAGGTGCAAATGCAGTCCTAGGCGTATCTATGGCAGTTGCCAGAGCAGCTGCAAAAAGCCTAAATATCCCGCTATATCGCTATCTTGGCGGTGCAAACGCAAGTGTATTGCCAGTGCCTATGTTTAATATCATAAACGGCGGTGCTCACGCAAATAACAGCGTGGATTTTCAGGAATTTATGATAATGCCATTTGGATTTGAGAGTTTTAGCGACGCTTTACGTGCGGCAACTGAAATTTATCACAAGCTAAAAGCCATTTTAAATAAACTTGGACACAGCACAGCGGTTGGCGACGAGGGTGGATTTGCTCCAAATTTAAAGGACAACGAAGAGCCAATTGTCTTAATAATGCAAGCAATCAAAGAGGCTGGATATGAGGCTTCAAAGCAGATAAAACTAGCCCTAGATGTGGCTTCAAGTGAGCTTTATAAAGACGGCAAATACGTAGTTCAGGGCAAATCGCTAAGTAGTGATGAGCTAATTGAATACTATGCTATGCTTTGTGAAAAATATCCGATTTTTTCAATCGAAGATGGTTTAAGCGAAGATGACTGGGATGGTTGGGAGAAACTAACACAAAGGCTTGGCGGTAAAATTCAGCTTGTTGGCGATGATTTGTTTGTGACAAATGAGAAAATTTTACGTGAGGGCATACAAAATGGCGTTGCAAACGCTATTTTAATCAAGCCAAATCAAATCGGCTCAGTAAGCCAAACAATGCAAACCGTTCGCCTAGCCCAAAGAAACGGCTATCGTTGCGTGATGAGCCATAGAAGTGGCGAGAGCGAGGATAGCTTTATAGCGGACTTTGCGGTAGCACTAAACACTGGCGAGATAAAAACCGGCGCAACTAGCAGAAGTGAGCGAAACGCAAAATACAACCGCCTTTTAGAGATTGAGTTAGAGAGCGATGAGTTTTTAGGAAGCAACATTTGA
- a CDS encoding AMIN domain-containing protein, with product MRIFYLLFIFFGLLFGRENPFLPTSELNTSVMSTNLKDSFEEFHKQEINFPTNANLLLDVSFSYRVDDGSIKHKRIDINKTIDKNAKYILIKEQAPQEMAKNLDVSVTIPKPVAQDINITKDTIKRDTIAQIAVPSVTHIDLGVNAKKQDVNISKKSKKTELDVKFKSKNEIKNDVKFLNFIDFKIDDLLMKINTKDKVIKHFAYDKHKIVIDFKQPHTAFKTKTIKLENKAFKNVTIGWHKNSYRVVIELNDRYKYTLKNSDNGYEVELKK from the coding sequence ATGAGAATATTTTATTTATTATTTATATTTTTTGGACTGCTTTTTGGTAGAGAAAACCCGTTTTTACCGACATCTGAGCTAAATACTAGTGTTATGAGCACGAATTTAAAAGATAGCTTTGAAGAATTTCATAAACAAGAGATAAATTTTCCAACTAACGCAAATTTGCTACTAGATGTATCGTTTAGTTACAGGGTTGATGACGGAAGCATAAAGCATAAACGCATTGATATAAATAAAACCATCGATAAAAACGCCAAATACATTCTAATAAAAGAGCAAGCACCACAAGAGATGGCTAAAAATTTAGACGTGTCAGTTACGATACCAAAGCCAGTAGCACAGGATATAAACATCACAAAAGATACGATAAAACGAGATACAATAGCTCAAATAGCCGTCCCAAGTGTGACGCACATAGATTTAGGGGTAAATGCTAAGAAACAAGATGTAAATATCTCTAAAAAGAGCAAAAAAACGGAGCTTGATGTAAAATTTAAGAGCAAAAATGAGATAAAAAATGACGTTAAATTTTTAAATTTTATAGACTTTAAAATAGATGATTTACTGATGAAAATCAACACAAAAGATAAGGTCATAAAACACTTTGCGTATGATAAACATAAGATTGTTATTGACTTTAAGCAACCCCATACAGCCTTTAAAACAAAAACGATAAAGCTGGAAAATAAGGCGTTTAAAAATGTAACTATCGGATGGCATAAAAATAGCTACCGAGTAGTAATAGAGCTTAACGATAGATACAAATATACCCTAAAAAATAGTGATAATGGGTATGAAGTGGAGCTTAAAAAGTAG
- a CDS encoding DUF3732 domain-containing protein, translating into MRGYVKYIGIVDKDESLHYLEFAEGVNIITGKSSSGKSAIISIFDYCFGGSESAIPYGVITERADIYFLVLKIKDNYLITARKPADNRAFLKNTSESIDIKSINAKFFDNKYFMSLNDFKDNLGKYFGLNIDDTDEGLMSKDIRGRKKEKPSIRNIVSFLLQQQNLIANNHSLFYRFDEKEKREQTIEQFKIFAGFVNQDYFIIKQKLSEAQRELKVLQGKQPQIAEQNSKNTDAIERLLKEYFILTNHHLLQDSAVDILKDPANTLDRLNNVSIIVDYESNTSIEELNGLESEINKLYADKRLLQSRLKDINSSTTNTKEYFNTIQELSNYNAVSIKISKCPFCHTYNDNIYKESNELIDAIEWLNTELAKSTYLISSFISDKKDIEDSINKIDIEIKSRKSRVKSIKDISLNLARNRSLQEQALKIKLKLEATLENILNQITFDIDKQIQDIKNRISELEKILLTNFNVEKNMREATQFIEKTMNEIGSKFDFEESYKPINLKFSLENFELWHERNHNKVYLRSMGSGANWLYSHITLFLSMHKYFCSLGDKSIVPPILFLDQPSQVYFPAKDIDTDFDAKKVGNGEKKDSVDEDLRAVTNLFDQLVDFCKNTYEQTGINPQIIIMEHADKLILSNANFEDLVNGRRWRNKGFIN; encoded by the coding sequence ATGAGAGGATATGTAAAATATATAGGGATTGTAGATAAAGATGAAAGCTTGCACTATCTTGAATTTGCTGAAGGAGTAAATATCATAACAGGCAAATCATCTTCTGGCAAAAGTGCGATTATCTCTATATTTGACTACTGTTTTGGAGGTAGTGAGTCTGCAATACCTTATGGAGTTATAACTGAAAGAGCAGATATTTATTTTTTAGTTTTAAAAATAAAAGATAATTACTTAATAACCGCTAGAAAACCGGCAGACAACAGGGCGTTTTTAAAAAATACATCCGAATCCATAGATATAAAATCTATTAATGCTAAATTTTTTGATAATAAATATTTTATGTCTTTAAACGATTTTAAGGACAATCTCGGAAAATATTTTGGACTTAATATAGATGATACAGACGAAGGCTTAATGTCAAAGGATATCCGTGGAAGAAAAAAAGAAAAACCTTCCATTAGAAATATTGTTTCTTTCCTATTACAACAACAAAATTTAATAGCCAATAATCATTCATTGTTTTATAGATTTGACGAAAAAGAAAAAAGAGAACAGACTATAGAGCAGTTTAAAATATTTGCAGGTTTTGTCAATCAAGATTACTTTATAATAAAACAAAAACTATCAGAAGCACAAAGAGAACTCAAAGTGTTACAAGGCAAACAACCTCAGATAGCGGAGCAAAATAGTAAAAACACAGATGCTATAGAAAGACTATTAAAAGAGTATTTTATATTAACAAATCACCATTTATTACAAGATAGTGCTGTTGATATATTAAAAGATCCGGCAAACACATTAGATAGACTAAACAACGTAAGTATAATTGTTGACTATGAGTCGAACACTAGCATAGAAGAGTTGAATGGACTTGAAAGCGAAATCAATAAACTGTATGCAGATAAAAGATTGTTGCAATCTAGGCTAAAGGATATAAATTCTTCTACTACTAACACGAAAGAATATTTTAATACTATACAGGAGTTATCAAACTACAATGCTGTGTCTATAAAAATATCTAAATGCCCATTTTGTCATACATATAACGATAATATTTATAAAGAATCAAACGAGCTAATTGATGCAATAGAGTGGTTAAATACGGAGCTTGCAAAATCTACATACTTAATAAGCTCATTTATATCAGACAAGAAAGACATTGAAGATAGTATAAATAAAATAGATATTGAAATAAAAAGCAGAAAATCAAGAGTTAAAAGCATTAAAGACATATCTTTAAATTTGGCTAGAAATAGAAGCCTGCAAGAACAAGCGCTTAAAATAAAACTAAAACTAGAAGCCACGCTAGAGAACATATTAAACCAAATCACTTTTGATATAGATAAGCAGATACAAGATATCAAAAATAGAATTAGCGAACTTGAAAAAATATTACTAACAAACTTTAATGTAGAAAAAAATATGAGAGAAGCTACGCAATTTATAGAAAAAACAATGAATGAAATTGGCTCTAAATTCGATTTTGAAGAATCTTATAAACCCATAAACCTAAAATTTTCTCTAGAAAATTTTGAGCTTTGGCACGAACGAAATCATAACAAGGTTTATTTACGTTCTATGGGAAGTGGTGCAAATTGGCTATATAGTCATATTACATTATTTTTATCTATGCATAAGTATTTTTGTAGCCTAGGGGATAAATCAATAGTTCCTCCCATTTTATTTTTAGATCAGCCAAGCCAAGTTTATTTTCCCGCAAAAGATATTGACACCGACTTTGATGCCAAAAAGGTTGGCAACGGAGAAAAGAAAGATAGTGTGGATGAGGACTTAAGAGCCGTGACTAATTTATTTGATCAACTTGTTGATTTTTGTAAAAATACATACGAGCAAACCGGCATAAATCCACAAATTATCATAATGGAACATGCAGACAAATTAATACTTAGTAATGCAAATTTTGAAGATTTGGTTAATGGCAGAAGATGGCGCAACAAAGGGTTTATTAATTAA
- a CDS encoding three component ABC system middle component, producing MSTFIDSIYRLNNNSFIFTPLIVSFYEKLPQTPKNILLAYLVLPLVLNDISRKNIKNSKKSSTIYTFANTRDKDKRKNLFGLTIRVKRYKDLTNSCIQYAIDNGMLLIESDLSVKFIKPSKSIHNNLKDAHNACCKLHNIFKDLDIVTIYKMLGVNEL from the coding sequence ATGAGCACTTTTATAGATAGTATTTATAGACTAAATAATAACTCTTTTATATTTACACCGCTTATTGTATCTTTTTATGAAAAATTACCGCAAACTCCTAAAAATATACTTTTAGCATATCTTGTCCTACCACTTGTTCTAAATGATATTAGTAGAAAAAATATAAAAAATTCCAAAAAAAGCAGTACTATATATACTTTTGCAAATACAAGAGATAAGGACAAGAGAAAAAATCTATTTGGACTTACCATACGAGTTAAAAGGTACAAGGATTTAACCAATTCTTGCATACAGTATGCTATAGATAACGGAATGCTACTTATAGAAAGTGATTTGTCTGTCAAATTTATAAAACCAAGCAAAAGCATACATAATAATTTAAAGGATGCACATAATGCTTGCTGCAAACTGCATAATATTTTTAAAGATTTAGACATTGTTACCATATATAAAATGCTAGGAGTTAATGAACTATGA
- a CDS encoding SIR2 family protein codes for MNNEQYNIFLQESLQNIRKAENENFLTIFAGAGVSVASGAPTADGLEKNIRKRLNKLEEVNEEDLLKLIENSFNQYIKSTTENPTNISIFDNIREKLKKFNKTKETDLLKLAEIFYNQYGENIYYEALMELIPVKLKANEIHRKIVNLNLRNLITTNWDSMFEESIADEGVFFDTIACDKDMGCGSGFAKFIKMHGDFNNKNIVLKESDYLLYDEKFPLIYNYIKSIFSTNVVVMLGYSLSDYNVRQIISWVNSKAANIKPIYFIKTGCKFDYQEFEYYKNKNIFILYYTDISSSANTLFNEEKSKQLYSFLELIKNKENNFAETIKELIGIFDDYKYILPNEFVNIMRNAFGLYKSKEICYDQQNNEIVINSDKIDINNFKEFTKEAIKVLNGTRLKICKTSESKGEYKAIHNHLFAFDYKALENEITKISFDDNMSDEKELRKAFLLYQNGQFEEYYSTLKKVSKNAFKNKNYKVWFISEFNKTKCVFNYTDSKERDQLIESYLEEARKIDLQESILKIPKSHRIVLSPLVNLDATLNKMLIDIKNVEMKILNDYFLYEKGGSSLNNEIEITPTLLYQIDTLINSYSLTIEFSNTVKEVYKSAVNTLLVYFGIGLIYLKNKEKYQNNLYLMHPSINFIKDDNIDLVNNNFLGNLIYLRAIRYFKSNELKNILNRYFGNNMFLIDNLDNNNKNIILQIFDNIIDRLDGKIAFNNDTEFLNNFLIMSSKIKVCKDTFKGIIDRFNDMLRSGILTLNEYESMNMFVVNQYYLNKENIDVENLQDTIYSWIELFMFGKLNYHNFSAPDNSQLFTKMFSILINQDKKFDNIHKIKNFISSLKQYHIEEQILITSSFLIRFYPISTEDIQKLIIEYSKELLDANTKISKYTLELKFILFANSIMPELKKELINDIETIKRDNQYIALISAAEDIEKLLNEKSKEATNEQNGK; via the coding sequence ATGAACAATGAGCAATATAATATTTTTTTACAAGAATCTCTCCAAAATATCAGAAAAGCAGAAAATGAAAATTTTTTAACAATTTTTGCTGGCGCTGGTGTAAGTGTGGCATCTGGTGCGCCTACGGCTGATGGATTGGAAAAAAATATAAGGAAAAGATTGAATAAATTAGAAGAGGTTAATGAAGAAGATTTGTTGAAATTAATTGAAAATTCTTTTAATCAGTATATAAAATCTACTACAGAAAACCCAACTAATATCTCAATATTTGATAATATCAGGGAAAAATTAAAAAAATTCAATAAAACAAAAGAAACAGACCTTTTAAAATTGGCCGAAATATTTTATAACCAATACGGTGAAAATATATACTATGAAGCATTGATGGAATTAATACCGGTCAAACTAAAAGCAAATGAAATTCATAGAAAGATTGTTAATCTAAATTTACGTAATTTAATCACTACAAATTGGGATAGCATGTTTGAAGAGAGCATTGCTGATGAAGGTGTATTTTTTGATACTATTGCGTGTGATAAAGACATGGGATGTGGTAGTGGCTTTGCCAAATTTATAAAAATGCATGGAGATTTTAATAATAAAAATATAGTTTTAAAGGAAAGTGATTATTTGTTATATGATGAAAAATTTCCACTGATTTACAACTATATAAAAAGTATATTTTCAACAAATGTAGTTGTAATGTTGGGGTATTCATTGAGTGATTACAATGTACGCCAAATCATATCTTGGGTAAATTCCAAAGCCGCAAATATTAAACCTATATATTTTATAAAAACAGGCTGCAAATTTGATTATCAAGAATTTGAATATTATAAAAATAAAAATATATTTATTTTATATTATACGGATATTTCATCCAGTGCCAATACTTTATTTAATGAAGAAAAAAGTAAGCAACTATACTCATTTTTAGAGCTTATTAAAAATAAAGAAAATAACTTCGCAGAGACTATTAAAGAGTTGATTGGCATTTTTGATGACTATAAGTATATATTGCCTAATGAATTTGTTAATATAATGCGTAATGCTTTTGGATTATATAAGAGTAAAGAAATTTGCTATGATCAACAAAACAATGAAATAGTTATAAATAGCGACAAAATAGATATCAATAACTTCAAAGAATTTACTAAAGAAGCAATAAAAGTATTGAATGGAACGAGACTAAAAATATGTAAAACGTCAGAGTCGAAAGGAGAATATAAAGCAATCCACAATCACCTATTCGCATTTGACTATAAAGCCTTAGAAAATGAAATCACTAAAATTTCATTTGATGATAATATGAGTGATGAAAAAGAGCTTAGAAAAGCTTTTTTGCTTTATCAAAATGGTCAATTTGAGGAGTACTATAGTACTTTAAAGAAAGTATCAAAAAATGCATTTAAAAATAAAAACTATAAAGTTTGGTTTATTAGTGAATTTAATAAAACAAAATGTGTATTTAATTATACGGATTCTAAGGAAAGAGACCAACTTATAGAAAGTTATCTTGAGGAAGCAAGGAAAATAGATCTACAAGAGTCCATATTAAAAATACCAAAAAGCCATAGGATAGTTTTAAGTCCTCTAGTAAATTTGGATGCAACTTTGAATAAGATGCTAATAGATATTAAAAATGTGGAAATGAAAATTTTAAATGATTATTTTTTATATGAAAAAGGCGGCTCATCCTTGAACAATGAAATAGAAATAACGCCAACATTATTGTATCAAATAGATACACTTATAAATAGCTATAGCTTAACAATTGAATTTTCTAATACTGTCAAGGAAGTATATAAAAGTGCAGTAAACACACTTCTTGTATATTTTGGAATAGGATTAATATATCTTAAGAATAAAGAAAAATATCAAAATAATTTGTATCTTATGCACCCTTCAATAAATTTTATTAAAGATGACAATATAGATTTAGTAAACAATAATTTTTTAGGGAATTTAATATATCTTAGAGCTATTAGATATTTCAAAAGTAATGAATTAAAAAATATTTTAAATAGATATTTTGGCAATAATATGTTTTTAATCGATAATCTAGATAATAATAACAAAAATATTATCTTGCAAATATTTGATAATATTATAGATAGATTGGATGGCAAAATAGCATTCAATAACGATACTGAGTTTTTAAATAACTTTCTGATTATGTCTTCAAAAATTAAAGTTTGCAAAGATACGTTTAAAGGAATTATTGATAGATTTAATGATATGTTAAGGAGTGGCATCTTAACACTAAATGAATATGAGTCTATGAATATGTTTGTTGTCAATCAATATTATTTAAATAAAGAAAATATTGATGTAGAAAATTTACAAGATACTATATATTCATGGATAGAGTTATTTATGTTCGGCAAACTCAACTATCACAATTTTTCAGCACCAGATAATTCTCAATTGTTTACTAAGATGTTTAGTATACTAATAAATCAAGATAAAAAATTTGATAATATACATAAAATAAAAAATTTTATAAGTAGTCTAAAACAATATCACATAGAAGAACAAATTTTAATTACATCTTCGTTTTTAATAAGATTTTATCCAATATCAACGGAAGATATACAAAAACTAATAATAGAATATTCAAAAGAACTTCTTGATGCAAATACAAAAATAAGCAAATATACGTTAGAGCTGAAATTTATTTTATTTGCAAATAGTATTATGCCGGAATTAAAAAAAGAGCTAATAAATGACATAGAGACAATAAAAAGAGATAATCAATATATTGCTTTAATAAGCGCAGCCGAAGATATAGAGAAATTGCTTAATGAAAAAAGTAAGGAAGCAACAAATGAACAAAATGGCAAATGA
- a CDS encoding ATP-binding protein, producing the protein MYIKRAIANDIKEYMQNFPVLLISGARQVGKSTLALNLDIPNYITLDDISIYEAAKNDSKSFIKYAKKPIIIDEIQRVPMLLVAIKEFVDKNRINGQFILTGSANLKGFKEISDSLAGRIGIVELYGFSQKELSGKDENLIALLNSDLNKFVMQTYEDKNLAQKIIDGGYPEIAKITSQKAKYLWFSSYIRTYIESDAKELGNIRNMDKFITMYRLCMLRSANIFNKNELCTEAGLDNKTFDSYFSVLEHTYQLCKLAPYFNNSLKRLVKTPKIFATDTGILTHLLQITSPDELNASSFKGAIYETFVFDELLRANASCEKPAGIYYYRTSDQKEIDFILEISGKVIAIEVKSSKTISKDSFKHIYHLKQNLQGKFDKGVVFYTGDSVLKIDNDMFALPFGWME; encoded by the coding sequence ATGTATATCAAACGAGCTATAGCAAATGATATAAAAGAGTATATGCAAAATTTTCCTGTGCTGTTAATAAGCGGTGCAAGGCAAGTTGGTAAATCAACTTTGGCATTAAATTTAGACATACCAAATTACATAACTCTCGATGATATAAGCATTTACGAAGCAGCAAAAAACGATTCAAAAAGTTTCATTAAATACGCCAAAAAGCCAATCATAATTGACGAAATCCAAAGGGTGCCGATGCTGCTTGTGGCAATCAAGGAGTTTGTGGATAAAAACAGAATTAATGGGCAGTTTATCCTTACTGGCTCAGCAAATTTAAAAGGCTTTAAAGAAATCTCTGACTCTCTTGCTGGTAGGATCGGTATAGTCGAGCTTTACGGCTTTTCGCAAAAGGAATTGAGCGGTAAAGATGAAAATTTGATCGCTTTGCTAAATAGCGATTTAAACAAATTTGTTATGCAAACTTATGAGGATAAAAATTTGGCACAAAAGATCATAGATGGCGGCTATCCAGAGATTGCTAAAATCACTTCGCAAAAGGCGAAATATCTGTGGTTTAGCTCATATATTAGAACCTATATCGAGTCAGATGCCAAGGAGCTTGGCAACATCAGAAATATGGATAAATTTATCACAATGTACCGCCTTTGTATGTTGCGAAGTGCGAATATCTTTAACAAAAATGAGCTTTGCACGGAGGCTGGGCTTGATAATAAAACCTTTGATAGCTATTTTAGCGTCCTAGAGCACACATATCAACTTTGTAAGCTTGCGCCATATTTTAACAACTCTCTAAAAAGGCTCGTAAAAACTCCTAAAATTTTTGCTACAGACACTGGCATACTGACTCATCTGCTGCAGATAACATCACCAGATGAGCTTAATGCTTCAAGTTTTAAAGGTGCGATTTATGAGACATTTGTATTTGATGAGCTGTTAAGAGCAAATGCAAGCTGCGAGAAACCAGCTGGGATTTATTACTACCGCACGAGCGATCAAAAGGAGATTGATTTTATCCTTGAAATTTCAGGCAAAGTCATTGCTATTGAAGTAAAATCATCAAAAACAATAAGCAAGGATAGCTTTAAACACATCTATCATCTAAAGCAAAATTTGCAAGGCAAATTTGACAAAGGTGTCGTATTTTACACTGGAGATAGTGTGCTAAAAATAGATAATGATATGTTTGCTCTGCCGTTTGGATGGATGGAGTAA